One genomic segment of Scyliorhinus canicula chromosome 10, sScyCan1.1, whole genome shotgun sequence includes these proteins:
- the jmjd4 gene encoding 2-oxoglutarate and iron-dependent oxygenase JMJD4 isoform X2, translated as MDEETLKSALVFFQGDRPSYEEFHKGPKLDYLRESDFIVPVANCDVKEYNANPKHNIPFRDYLSYWREHRESGYSSLQGCLYMKDWHMHRVFPDHGVYNTPLFFQSDWLNEYWDTMELDDYRFVYMGPKGSWTPFHADVFRSYSWSANICGRKKWLLFPPGQEEHLKDCSGNLVYDAQSPILQDRDRYPKYSQCCQPIEVVQEVGEVIFVPSSWHHQVYNLEDTISINHNWLNGCNIDTMWQFLQGELTAVQQEIGEWKNCMEDWHQHCQLLLKSCTGINYCEFYKFLKIIAKNRIAVLEATSGDSAALHSTLPAELSALGPCHSVFDLHRTEDVLTAMLANEDFSRLDPDLLGPHPENLLHEIKEMTDSLMS; from the exons ATGGACGAGGAGACTTTGAAGAGCGCCCTGGTGTTTTTCCAGGGTGACAGGCCTTCCTATGAAGAGTTTCACAAGGGCCCGAAGCTAGATTACCTCCGGGAAA GTGATTTCATTGTCCCCGTGGCCAACTGCGATGTGAAGGAATACAATGCAAATCCAAAGCACAATATCCCTTTCAGGGACTACCTCAGTTactggagagagcacagggagagtgGCTATTCATCTCTGCAGGGCTGCTTGTATATGAAAGACTGGCACATGCACAG GGTTTTCCCTGATCACGGAGTTTACAATACTCCTCTCTTCTTCCAGTCTGACTGGCTGAATGAATACTGGGATACTATGGAATTGGACGATTATCGTTTTGTTTACATGGGTCCCAAAGGATCGTG GACACCATTTCACGCCGACGTATTCCGGTCGTACAGCTGGTCAGCCAACATCTGCGGGCGGAAGAAGTGGCTGCTGTTCCCACCTGGTCAGGAGGAACAtttgaaggactgcagtggtaaCCTCGTTTATGATGCCCAGTCTCCAATCCTGCAAGACAGGGACCGTTATCCAAAGTACAGCCAGTGCTGTCAACCCATCGAGGTAGTGCAGGAGGTTGGAGAGGTCATCTTTGTTCCCAGCAGTTGGCACCATCAAGTATACAATCTG GAAGACACCATCTCCATCAATCACAACTGGCTAAATGGTTGCAACATAGACACCATGTGGCAATTCCTACAGGGGGAGCTGACGGCAGTTCAGCAGGAGATTGGCGAGTGGAAGAACTGCATGGAGGACTGGCACCAACATTGTCAG CTCCTCTTGAAATCATGCACTGGAATCAACTACTGTGAATTCTACAAGTTTCTGAAAATAATCGCCAAAAACAGGATTGCAGTACTGGAGGCTACTTCTGGAGACTCAGCAGCCCTCCATAGTACACTTCCTGCAGAACTCTCTGCCCTCGGACCGTGTCATTCAGTGTTCGATTTACACCGGACTGAAGATGTGCTGACTGCAATGCTCGCCAATGAGGACTTTAGTCGGCTAGACCCAGATTTGTTGGGTCCTCATCCAGAGAACCTGCTGCATGAGATTAAAGAAATGACGGATTCACTCATGTCGTGA
- the jmjd4 gene encoding 2-oxoglutarate and iron-dependent oxygenase JMJD4 isoform X1 translates to MDEETLKSALVFFQGDRPSYEEFHKGPKLDYLRESELTYSEFFRGFLLPNYPCILSPEFTASWRSRQHWVKGDGKPDYEYLLERFGDFIVPVANCDVKEYNANPKHNIPFRDYLSYWREHRESGYSSLQGCLYMKDWHMHRVFPDHGVYNTPLFFQSDWLNEYWDTMELDDYRFVYMGPKGSWTPFHADVFRSYSWSANICGRKKWLLFPPGQEEHLKDCSGNLVYDAQSPILQDRDRYPKYSQCCQPIEVVQEVGEVIFVPSSWHHQVYNLEDTISINHNWLNGCNIDTMWQFLQGELTAVQQEIGEWKNCMEDWHQHCQLLLKSCTGINYCEFYKFLKIIAKNRIAVLEATSGDSAALHSTLPAELSALGPCHSVFDLHRTEDVLTAMLANEDFSRLDPDLLGPHPENLLHEIKEMTDSLMS, encoded by the exons ATGGACGAGGAGACTTTGAAGAGCGCCCTGGTGTTTTTCCAGGGTGACAGGCCTTCCTATGAAGAGTTTCACAAGGGCCCGAAGCTAGATTACCTCCGGGAAAGTGAGCTGACTTACTCGGAGTTCTTCAGGGGCTTTCTGCTTCCTAATTACCCGTGTATTCTGTCTCCTGAGTTCACGGCAAGCTGGAGAAGCCGGCAGCACTGGGTAAAAGGGGATGGCAAACCTGACTATGAGTACTTGCTGGAACGTTTTG GTGATTTCATTGTCCCCGTGGCCAACTGCGATGTGAAGGAATACAATGCAAATCCAAAGCACAATATCCCTTTCAGGGACTACCTCAGTTactggagagagcacagggagagtgGCTATTCATCTCTGCAGGGCTGCTTGTATATGAAAGACTGGCACATGCACAG GGTTTTCCCTGATCACGGAGTTTACAATACTCCTCTCTTCTTCCAGTCTGACTGGCTGAATGAATACTGGGATACTATGGAATTGGACGATTATCGTTTTGTTTACATGGGTCCCAAAGGATCGTG GACACCATTTCACGCCGACGTATTCCGGTCGTACAGCTGGTCAGCCAACATCTGCGGGCGGAAGAAGTGGCTGCTGTTCCCACCTGGTCAGGAGGAACAtttgaaggactgcagtggtaaCCTCGTTTATGATGCCCAGTCTCCAATCCTGCAAGACAGGGACCGTTATCCAAAGTACAGCCAGTGCTGTCAACCCATCGAGGTAGTGCAGGAGGTTGGAGAGGTCATCTTTGTTCCCAGCAGTTGGCACCATCAAGTATACAATCTG GAAGACACCATCTCCATCAATCACAACTGGCTAAATGGTTGCAACATAGACACCATGTGGCAATTCCTACAGGGGGAGCTGACGGCAGTTCAGCAGGAGATTGGCGAGTGGAAGAACTGCATGGAGGACTGGCACCAACATTGTCAG CTCCTCTTGAAATCATGCACTGGAATCAACTACTGTGAATTCTACAAGTTTCTGAAAATAATCGCCAAAAACAGGATTGCAGTACTGGAGGCTACTTCTGGAGACTCAGCAGCCCTCCATAGTACACTTCCTGCAGAACTCTCTGCCCTCGGACCGTGTCATTCAGTGTTCGATTTACACCGGACTGAAGATGTGCTGACTGCAATGCTCGCCAATGAGGACTTTAGTCGGCTAGACCCAGATTTGTTGGGTCCTCATCCAGAGAACCTGCTGCATGAGATTAAAGAAATGACGGATTCACTCATGTCGTGA